One region of Miscanthus floridulus cultivar M001 chromosome 19, ASM1932011v1, whole genome shotgun sequence genomic DNA includes:
- the LOC136526156 gene encoding uncharacterized protein, giving the protein MFGSRANFCLEVLTFEVVDFLGSYHTILGRPCYARFMAIRNYTYLKLKMSGLNDVITMSSAFSHAFTCDREHYELATMVINSSKLLQLRELSTPIVPDCNKPTSSMAFRPLEETKAMGVDPTDLAKMVRIETQLSAK; this is encoded by the coding sequence atgTTCGGCAGCCGGGCCAACTTCTGcttagaggtcctcaccttcgaagtggtggactttctagggtcctaccacaccatcttggggcggccatgctacgcaagattcatggcaatccgcaactacacctacctcaagctgaagatgtcgggactGAATGATGTCATCACCATGAGTAGCgccttctcacacgccttcacgtgcgaccgtgagcactacgagctcgccaccatggtcatcaactcaTCCAAGCTCCTGCAGCTCAGGGAGTTGTCAACCCCaatagtcccagactgcaacaaaccgacctcctcgatggccttccgcccgctcgaggaaaccaaggcgatgGGTGTCGACCCCACCGACCTAGCCAAAATGGTGCGAATCGAGACccagctctcggccaaatag